In Oceanobacillus sp. FSL K6-2867, one DNA window encodes the following:
- the radA gene encoding DNA repair protein RadA has translation MAKRKTKYVCQDCGYESAKWMGKCPGCNNWNTMVEEVEAKTVRGRQVSGTQVVSKPERITSIESQKEPRITTKMKEFNRVLGGGIVLGSLVLIGGDPGIGKSTLLLQISSQLAGKQLPVLYVSGEESIRQTKLRADRLGVKEDLLYVLSETNLFDIQKQIEEIRPSFVVIDSIQTIFKEDVTSAPGSVSQVRECTVDLMKVAKSNGIPIFIVGHVTKEGAIAGPRLLEHMVDAVLYFEGERHHTYRILRGVKNRFGSTNEMGIFEMKEEGLREVMNPSEIFLEERSEGSAGSTVVASMEGTRPVLVEIQALISPTSFGNPRRMATGIDHNRVPLLMAVLEKRVGLMLQNQDAYIKVAGGVKLDEPAIDLALAVSIASSFRDKPTNPDDIFIGEVGLTGEIRRVSRIEQRVQEAAKLGFKRVICPENNLDGWTYPKGIQVHGVRTVQQALDIAMAQ, from the coding sequence TTGGCTAAGCGAAAAACAAAGTATGTTTGTCAGGATTGCGGATATGAATCTGCTAAATGGATGGGCAAATGCCCAGGCTGTAATAATTGGAATACGATGGTGGAGGAAGTTGAAGCGAAAACAGTCAGAGGAAGACAAGTAAGTGGAACACAAGTCGTCAGTAAGCCAGAGAGGATTACTTCGATTGAATCGCAGAAAGAACCGCGTATTACCACGAAGATGAAGGAATTCAATCGTGTGCTCGGTGGAGGTATTGTTCTCGGATCACTTGTCTTAATCGGTGGTGACCCAGGGATTGGTAAATCTACCCTGTTATTACAAATCTCCTCCCAGCTTGCAGGAAAGCAATTGCCGGTCCTCTATGTTTCTGGTGAGGAATCGATTCGCCAAACAAAGCTGCGTGCTGATCGATTAGGAGTAAAGGAAGATTTGCTCTACGTTCTATCTGAAACGAATTTGTTTGATATCCAAAAACAAATTGAGGAGATTCGTCCTTCATTTGTCGTCATCGACTCCATTCAGACAATTTTCAAAGAAGACGTAACCAGCGCTCCTGGCAGTGTTTCGCAAGTACGAGAATGTACCGTTGATTTAATGAAGGTTGCAAAATCAAACGGCATTCCGATATTTATAGTTGGTCACGTGACGAAAGAAGGAGCGATAGCTGGTCCAAGGCTGCTTGAGCATATGGTTGATGCTGTCTTGTATTTTGAAGGGGAAAGGCATCATACGTATCGAATTTTACGAGGTGTGAAGAATCGTTTTGGAAGTACGAATGAAATGGGTATTTTTGAAATGAAAGAAGAAGGCCTTCGGGAAGTGATGAACCCTTCGGAAATTTTCCTGGAAGAGCGTTCAGAAGGTTCAGCAGGCTCTACTGTCGTTGCATCAATGGAAGGGACAAGACCCGTACTCGTTGAAATTCAAGCATTGATTTCTCCAACTAGCTTCGGTAATCCACGCCGTATGGCCACAGGAATAGATCATAACCGTGTTCCCTTATTAATGGCAGTTCTCGAAAAGCGTGTCGGCCTTATGCTGCAAAACCAGGATGCCTACATTAAGGTAGCCGGTGGTGTGAAGCTTGATGAACCTGCAATTGACCTGGCACTTGCTGTAAGCATTGCTTCAAGCTTTCGCGATAAACCAACGAATCCAGATGATATATTTATTGGAGAAGTTGGCCTTACTGGTGAGATCAGACGTGTTTCCCGTATCGAACAGCGTGTTCAAGAAGCGGCTAAGCTTGGCTTTAAACGTGTGATTTGTCCGGAAAACAATTTAGACGGCTGGACATACCCGAAAGGAATTCAAGTTCATGGCGTGCGTACAGTACAACAAGCATTAGATATAGCGATGGCTCAGTAA
- the clpC gene encoding ATP-dependent protease ATP-binding subunit ClpC — MMFGRFTERAQKVLALSQEEAVRLGHKNIGTEHILLGLVREGEGIAAKALQSLGLEVSKIQEEVEKLIGVDKQPMQSIHYTPRAKKVVELSQDEARKLGHSYVGTEHILLGLIREGEGVAARVLNNLGVSLNKARQQVLQLLGSNESQAGRQGRSGQQSNASTPTLDSLARDLTVSAKEGKIDPVIGRTKEIERVIQVLSRRTKNNPVLIGEPGVGKTAVAEGLAQQIIDNEVPETLRDKRVMTLDMGTVVAGTKYRGEFEDRLKKVMEEIRQAGNIILFIDELHTLIGAGGAEGAIDASNILKPSLARGELQCIGATTLDEYRKYIEKDAALERRFQPIQVDEPTLEETIQILHGLRDRYEAHHRVTITDEAIEAAATLSDRYITDRFLPDKAIDLIDEAGSKVRLSSYTVPPNLKELEQKLEEVRKEKDAAVQSQEFEKAASLRDSEQRYREELEKTKNEWKEKQGQTDSEVTVEDIASVVSIWTGVPVSKLTKDESERLLNMEEILHNRVIGQGEAVNAISKAIRRARAGLKDPKRPIGSFIFLGPTGVGKTELARALAEVMFADEDAMIRIDMSEYMERHATSRLVGSPPGYVGYEEGGQLTEKVRRKPYSVVLLDEVEKAHPEVFNILLQVLEDGRLTDSKGRLVDFRNTVIIMTSNVGASELKRNKYVGFNIADESKQYSDMKSKVMDELKKAFRPEFLNRIDETIVFHSLEKKHMKDIVTLMLDQLQRRLKDQDIHLSLTDKAIEKIANEGFDPEYGARPLRRSIQKNIEDLLSEELLKETIAAGEQVKIGLNNKGDFIVLS, encoded by the coding sequence ATGATGTTTGGACGATTTACAGAAAGAGCACAAAAAGTATTAGCATTATCACAAGAAGAAGCGGTAAGACTTGGCCATAAAAATATTGGCACAGAACATATTTTACTAGGCCTAGTGCGTGAAGGCGAAGGGATTGCGGCAAAAGCATTGCAATCTTTAGGCTTAGAAGTGTCAAAAATACAAGAAGAAGTAGAAAAGTTAATTGGTGTCGATAAGCAGCCAATGCAATCAATTCACTACACGCCGCGAGCAAAGAAGGTCGTTGAGTTATCGCAGGATGAAGCGAGAAAGCTTGGGCATTCTTATGTGGGTACAGAGCATATTTTACTTGGTCTTATTCGAGAAGGTGAAGGTGTTGCTGCCCGGGTATTGAATAATCTTGGTGTAAGCCTAAATAAGGCAAGACAGCAGGTGCTGCAGCTACTGGGAAGCAATGAATCACAAGCTGGCAGACAAGGACGTTCTGGACAGCAATCAAATGCAAGTACACCGACATTGGATTCTTTGGCACGAGACTTAACAGTTAGCGCAAAAGAAGGCAAAATTGACCCCGTAATCGGTCGTACAAAGGAAATCGAGCGGGTTATTCAAGTACTGAGCCGCCGTACGAAAAACAATCCTGTTTTAATCGGTGAGCCGGGTGTCGGTAAAACAGCTGTAGCAGAAGGTTTAGCGCAGCAAATTATTGATAATGAAGTTCCTGAAACGCTTCGTGATAAGCGGGTAATGACATTAGATATGGGGACAGTTGTTGCAGGTACGAAATACCGCGGTGAATTTGAAGATCGCTTAAAAAAGGTAATGGAGGAAATCCGCCAAGCTGGAAATATCATTTTATTTATTGATGAACTTCATACATTAATTGGAGCTGGTGGAGCAGAGGGTGCAATTGATGCATCAAACATTTTAAAACCATCCCTTGCGCGTGGTGAATTACAATGTATTGGTGCAACAACACTTGATGAATATCGTAAATATATTGAAAAAGATGCCGCGTTGGAGCGTAGATTCCAGCCAATACAGGTGGATGAACCTACATTGGAAGAAACGATTCAGATTTTACATGGACTACGCGATCGTTATGAAGCGCACCATCGTGTAACGATCACAGATGAAGCAATTGAAGCAGCTGCAACACTTTCTGACCGTTATATTACTGACCGTTTCCTTCCAGATAAGGCGATTGATTTAATTGACGAGGCGGGTTCTAAAGTACGTCTAAGCTCTTATACGGTTCCACCAAATCTAAAAGAACTTGAGCAGAAGCTTGAAGAGGTAAGAAAAGAAAAAGACGCTGCAGTACAAAGTCAAGAATTTGAAAAGGCTGCATCTCTGCGTGACTCTGAACAACGTTATCGTGAAGAGCTGGAAAAAACGAAAAATGAATGGAAAGAAAAGCAAGGCCAAACCGATTCCGAGGTTACGGTTGAAGATATTGCAAGTGTCGTATCCATCTGGACGGGAGTGCCTGTATCGAAATTAACAAAAGATGAAAGTGAGCGCCTGTTAAACATGGAGGAGATCTTGCATAACCGTGTAATTGGTCAAGGCGAGGCAGTAAATGCGATTTCGAAGGCAATTCGAAGAGCACGTGCTGGTTTAAAAGATCCGAAACGACCAATTGGCTCTTTTATTTTCCTTGGACCAACAGGGGTTGGTAAAACAGAGCTTGCTCGTGCTTTAGCAGAAGTAATGTTCGCTGACGAAGATGCGATGATTCGTATTGACATGTCCGAATATATGGAAAGACATGCAACATCCCGTCTAGTTGGTTCACCTCCAGGGTATGTTGGCTATGAAGAAGGCGGTCAGCTGACAGAGAAGGTTCGTCGTAAACCATATTCTGTCGTTCTATTAGATGAGGTTGAAAAAGCACATCCAGAGGTATTTAATATTTTATTACAAGTGCTTGAAGATGGGCGTCTAACTGATTCTAAAGGTAGACTTGTTGACTTCCGCAATACAGTAATTATTATGACATCCAATGTTGGAGCGAGTGAGCTGAAACGGAATAAATATGTAGGCTTTAATATTGCTGATGAAAGCAAACAATATAGCGATATGAAGTCAAAAGTAATGGATGAATTAAAGAAAGCATTTCGTCCTGAGTTTTTAAACCGAATTGATGAGACGATTGTATTCCATTCATTAGAGAAAAAGCACATGAAAGATATTGTGACACTTATGCTTGACCAATTGCAGCGTCGTTTGAAGGATCAAGACATTCATTTGTCCTTGACTGATAAAGCGATTGAAAAGATAGCCAATGAAGGGTTCGATCCGGAATATGGTGCACGTCCATTGCGCAGATCTATTCAGAAGAATATCGAAGACCTTCTTTCCGAAGAGTTGCTGAAAGAAACAATTGCTGCAGGGGAACAAGTTAAAATTGGTTTGAATAATAAAGGAGACTTCATCGTCCTCTCGTAA
- a CDS encoding protein arginine kinase: MSLEHFIKEALSPWMYQQGPDNDIVMSSRIRLARNFANATYPILGENEKLDKIRSFFKKEYEHQNFQSYENLEFVSIKDLSPVEKRVLVEKHLISPHLVKHDEHAAVMISQNEQVSVMINEEDHIRIQLYFPGLQLKKALEEAFQFDDWIEEKVNYAYDETKGYLTSCPTNVGTGMRASVMMHLPALSMTKQINRMIPAISQLGLVVRGIYGEGSEALGNIFQISNQITLGKSEKDIVEDLESVVNQLIDHERTARNYIMKRSGVNLEDRIFRSYGVLQYSRIIESKEAAKCISDVRLGIDLGIIENTSGNILNELMVLTQPGFLQQYANRTLNAGERDVLRASLIRERLKLEN; the protein is encoded by the coding sequence TTGAGCTTAGAGCATTTTATCAAAGAAGCGCTTAGCCCTTGGATGTACCAGCAAGGGCCTGATAACGATATTGTGATGAGCAGCAGAATTCGTTTAGCACGGAACTTTGCCAATGCAACATACCCAATACTTGGCGAAAATGAAAAGTTGGATAAAATTCGTAGTTTTTTTAAGAAAGAATATGAACATCAAAACTTTCAAAGCTATGAAAATCTAGAATTTGTATCTATTAAAGACTTGTCGCCTGTAGAAAAGCGTGTACTGGTGGAAAAGCATTTAATTAGTCCTCATTTAGTGAAGCATGATGAGCATGCTGCTGTTATGATTTCGCAAAATGAGCAGGTTTCCGTCATGATAAATGAAGAGGACCATATTCGTATTCAGCTTTATTTTCCAGGGTTACAATTAAAAAAGGCACTGGAAGAGGCATTCCAATTTGATGATTGGATTGAAGAGAAGGTAAATTATGCATACGATGAAACGAAAGGTTATTTAACAAGTTGTCCAACAAATGTAGGAACAGGGATGCGGGCGTCTGTTATGATGCATCTTCCTGCCTTATCGATGACAAAGCAAATTAACCGGATGATTCCTGCAATCAGTCAGCTGGGCCTTGTTGTCCGAGGGATCTATGGAGAAGGCAGTGAGGCGCTCGGTAACATTTTTCAAATTTCCAACCAAATTACGCTTGGAAAGTCCGAGAAAGATATTGTAGAGGACTTAGAGAGTGTTGTGAACCAGCTAATCGATCATGAACGCACCGCAAGAAATTATATCATGAAACGATCTGGTGTAAACCTTGAGGATCGTATCTTTCGGTCCTATGGTGTTCTGCAGTATAGTCGAATTATTGAATCAAAAGAAGCAGCAAAATGTATTTCTGACGTGCGATTAGGCATAGACTTAGGTATTATAGAAAATACATCAGGAAATATCTTAAATGAATTAATGGTTCTTACACAACCGGGTTTTCTTCAACAATATGCGAATAGAACTTTAAATGCAGGTGAACGAGATGTATTGCGTGCATCGCTTATACGCGAACGATTAAAATTGGAAAACTAG
- a CDS encoding UvrB/UvrC motif-containing protein, with protein MECQECHERPATLHVKQVINGQETKVSMCETCAKKKGYITYPEEGYSLHDLLTGLFNFDNFNMTNMSENQINQVKELQCSNCGMTFAKFKQVGKFGCAHCYESFASKLEPIFRRVHSGNTKHFGKIPKRAGSGLQLKKQLKNYREELQQLIEAEAFEEAANVRDKIRALEKGDKEPEAGDES; from the coding sequence TTGGAATGCCAGGAATGTCATGAACGCCCAGCCACACTGCATGTAAAACAGGTAATTAATGGGCAAGAAACAAAGGTAAGTATGTGTGAGACATGTGCCAAGAAGAAGGGATATATCACATATCCGGAGGAAGGTTATTCGCTTCACGATTTACTAACAGGTTTATTTAATTTTGATAATTTTAATATGACCAACATGAGCGAAAATCAAATAAACCAAGTAAAAGAGCTGCAATGTTCGAATTGTGGAATGACGTTTGCAAAGTTTAAGCAAGTTGGTAAGTTTGGCTGTGCGCATTGCTATGAATCCTTCGCTTCCAAATTAGAGCCGATATTTCGCAGGGTTCACTCTGGCAATACGAAACATTTTGGAAAAATTCCAAAACGTGCTGGCAGTGGCTTACAATTAAAAAAACAGCTGAAAAACTATCGCGAAGAGTTGCAGCAGTTGATTGAGGCGGAAGCTTTTGAAGAGGCTGCAAATGTTCGTGATAAAATAAGGGCATTGGAAAAAGGGGATAAAGAGCCGGAAGCAGGTGATGAGTCTTGA
- a CDS encoding CtsR family transcriptional regulator, with product MSNISDVIEQYLKKVLQAKGQNAIEIKRSEIADQFQCVPSQINYVINTRFTVEKGYIVESKRGGGGYIRIMRIKHQDKSELIDEIIQMIDGSVSQRSSIDVLERLLEEGIITKREAKIMLSAIDRTTLAFQLPLRDELRARILSKMLLTLKYANE from the coding sequence ATGAGCAATATTTCGGATGTAATTGAACAGTATCTGAAAAAGGTTCTGCAGGCGAAGGGGCAGAATGCAATTGAGATTAAGCGAAGTGAAATTGCAGATCAGTTTCAGTGTGTTCCTTCTCAAATAAATTATGTCATTAATACGCGTTTTACTGTAGAAAAAGGGTATATAGTAGAGAGTAAGCGGGGCGGTGGTGGCTATATTCGTATCATGCGAATAAAGCATCAGGATAAGTCTGAACTTATTGATGAAATTATCCAGATGATTGATGGTTCTGTTTCTCAGCGATCGTCTATTGATGTTTTGGAACGTCTATTGGAGGAAGGTATTATCACAAAGCGTGAGGCAAAGATTATGCTTAGTGCAATTGATCGTACGACATTAGCTTTTCAACTTCCATTAAGAGATGAATTACGTGCTCGCATATTATCCAAAATGCTTTTAACGCTAAAATATGCAAATGAGTAA
- a CDS encoding MgtC/SapB family protein translates to MVTRLLVALVLSGLIGFEREINNHSAGFRTHILVGVGACLMMILSLFGFSAFNEVNDNIRFDPARIPSYVISGIGFLGAGTIIVYGGTVRGLTTAASIWTVAGIGLVVGAGMYSVAIFTTLIILISLIFLNHIERIFPRSRTTMFIELVVDETIEINKVLEILEKHHFSITNIEIIRQESSLRKFYIKMNRKDRQHLIKIFEEISQLQGIKSISELNK, encoded by the coding sequence ATGGTTACCAGGTTGCTTGTTGCACTTGTATTATCTGGTTTAATCGGTTTTGAACGGGAGATTAACAATCATTCCGCTGGGTTCCGCACGCATATTCTTGTTGGTGTGGGTGCTTGTTTAATGATGATATTATCCCTGTTTGGCTTTAGTGCATTTAATGAAGTAAATGATAATATACGTTTTGATCCTGCACGTATTCCTTCCTACGTTATTAGTGGGATTGGTTTTCTTGGAGCCGGGACGATTATTGTTTATGGTGGAACTGTCCGAGGCTTGACTACAGCAGCTTCTATCTGGACTGTGGCTGGAATTGGCCTTGTGGTAGGCGCAGGAATGTATAGTGTTGCTATTTTCACAACGCTAATTATATTAATCAGTCTGATTTTCCTAAATCATATTGAAAGAATATTTCCTAGATCAAGAACTACTATGTTTATCGAATTGGTGGTTGATGAAACGATTGAAATTAATAAGGTGCTGGAGATACTTGAAAAACACCACTTTTCCATTACAAATATTGAGATTATTAGACAAGAAAGCAGTTTAAGGAAATTTTATATAAAAATGAATCGGAAAGATAGGCAGCATCTTATTAAGATTTTTGAAGAGATTTCGCAGCTTCAGGGCATAAAGAGTATCTCTGAATTAAATAAATAA